A portion of the Lolium rigidum isolate FL_2022 chromosome 1, APGP_CSIRO_Lrig_0.1, whole genome shotgun sequence genome contains these proteins:
- the LOC124698361 gene encoding uncharacterized protein LOC124698361: MRRDGHEGDGRSQARDEAVMFGPDDDDGPKIPTQVETLVRGTATVDAPEYKPLPDLDYLQELLAIQQQGPRSIGFFGTRNMGYMHQQLIEILSYAMVITKNHIFTSGASGTNAAVIRGALRAEKPELLTVILPQSLKKQPPESQELLSKVQNLIEKPHYDHLPLIEASRLCNMDIISKVQQVICFAFHDSRLLMETCQEAKNMRKIVTLFYLD; this comes from the exons ATGAGAAGGGATGGGCATGAAGGCGATGGGAGGAGTCAAGCACGAGATGAAGCTGTTATGTTTGGGCCAGATGACGATGATGGTCCAAAGATCCCTACTCAGGTCGAGACTCTTGTTAGAGGAACTGCAACAGTTGATGCTCCAGAATACAAGCCACTTCCAGATCTGGATTACCTTCAG GAGTTGCTGGCTATTCAGCAGCAAGGACCCCGATCAATAGGTTTCTTTGGTACCCGCAACATGGGGTATATGCATCAACAACTTATTGAGATCCTGAGTTATGCTATGGTCATAACA AAAAATCATATATTCACATCTGGTGCTTCTGGGACTAATGCAGCTGTTATTAGGGGTGCTTTGAGAGCTGAAAAGCCAGAGTTGCTCACTGTAATTTTGCCTCAAAGTCTAAAGAAGCAACCTCCTGAAAGCCAAGAGCTATTATCTAAA GTACAGAACTTGATTGAAAAGCCTCACTATGACCATCTACCACTAATAGAGGCTAGCAG GTTATGCAACATGGACATCATCTCAAAGGTCCAACAGGTGATATGTTTTGCATTCCATGACAGTAGGCTGCTGATGGAGACCTGCCAGGAGGCAAAGAACATGCGGAAGATCGTAACGCTCTTCTACTTGGATTAG